From Aliarcobacter butzleri, the proteins below share one genomic window:
- a CDS encoding branched-chain amino acid transaminase, giving the protein MTESKYIWMDGEFVAWHDAKVHVLSHTLHYGNGAIEGTKAYKTVDGRCAIFKLNEHTKRLLNSSKMTLMDVPFSLEELNKAQVELLQKNELTNGAYLRPLVYLGYGVMGLYHKDAPVKVSLSAWEWGAYLGEEGLKKGVRVKISSFSRTPNTSGMGKAKAVANYLNSQMAKYEAVEAGYDEALLKDDQGYIAEASGACFFIVRDGVLISPPNDNSLESITQATAIELAKDLGIEVVRRRITREEIYIADEAFFTGTAAEITPIREVDARVIGCGSRGPITEKIQSAYFDAVTGKNEKYIKYLTYIN; this is encoded by the coding sequence ATGACTGAATCAAAATATATATGGATGGATGGAGAATTTGTTGCTTGGCATGATGCAAAAGTTCATGTTTTAAGTCATACATTACATTATGGAAATGGTGCTATTGAAGGAACAAAAGCTTATAAAACTGTTGATGGAAGATGTGCAATTTTTAAATTAAATGAACACACAAAAAGATTGTTAAATTCATCAAAAATGACTTTAATGGATGTGCCTTTTTCTTTAGAAGAGTTAAATAAAGCACAAGTTGAACTTTTACAAAAAAATGAATTAACAAATGGTGCATATTTAAGACCATTAGTTTATTTAGGTTATGGTGTTATGGGACTTTATCACAAAGATGCTCCTGTAAAAGTATCTCTTTCTGCATGGGAATGGGGAGCATATTTAGGAGAAGAAGGTTTAAAAAAAGGTGTTAGAGTAAAAATTTCATCTTTTTCAAGAACTCCAAATACTTCTGGAATGGGTAAAGCAAAAGCAGTTGCAAATTATCTAAACTCTCAAATGGCAAAATATGAAGCTGTTGAGGCTGGATATGATGAAGCTTTATTAAAAGATGACCAAGGATATATTGCAGAAGCTAGTGGTGCTTGTTTCTTTATCGTTAGAGATGGAGTATTAATTTCTCCACCAAATGATAATTCTTTAGAGTCTATTACTCAAGCAACAGCTATTGAATTAGCAAAAGATTTAGGAATTGAAGTTGTAAGAAGAAGAATTACAAGAGAAGAAATCTATATTGCTGATGAAGCATTTTTTACTGGAACTGCTGCTGAAATAACTCCAATTAGAGAAGTTGATGCAAGAGTTATTGGTTGTGGTTCAAGAGGACCAATTACTGAAAAAATCCAGTCTGCATATTTTGATGCAGTTACTGGAAAAAATGAAAAATATATTAAGTATTTAACTTACATTAACTAA
- a CDS encoding SPFH domain-containing protein — protein MPIDNDYFKNRQQNNNGGGNGGNFQPPFETPEFFKNFGKKAGMLYAIIIIIGVLFIFKPFVIIESGQVGIKATTGKYDKEPLNPGFHFYIPVIQRVIVVDTKVRLLTYMNTQNIGSFDQSIKNNPAINVLDSRGLPISIELTVQYKIIAEGVPETIATWGPSWEDKIVNQIVGEVARSVLGGYNAEVLPMKRNDVAESLDRLIKEKVTERSQGAVIVESVQLKEIVLPEKIKEQIEKVQIANQEAERVRYEVQRAKQEAEKRAALATGEAEARRIEAQGRADAVTIEAKAQAEANKEIAQSLTQNLLQMQQIEVQGKFNEALRENKDAKIFLTPGGATPNIWVDTKDKSRDTIVNQK, from the coding sequence ATGCCGATAGACAATGACTATTTTAAAAACAGACAACAAAATAATAATGGTGGAGGAAATGGTGGTAATTTTCAACCACCATTTGAAACACCAGAGTTTTTTAAGAATTTTGGGAAAAAAGCAGGTATGCTTTACGCAATAATTATAATTATAGGAGTTTTATTTATTTTTAAACCTTTTGTAATTATCGAATCAGGACAAGTTGGGATCAAAGCAACAACAGGAAAATATGATAAAGAACCTTTAAATCCAGGTTTTCACTTCTATATTCCTGTAATTCAAAGAGTTATTGTGGTTGATACAAAAGTTAGACTTTTAACATATATGAATACACAAAATATAGGTTCTTTTGACCAAAGTATCAAAAATAATCCAGCGATCAATGTTCTTGATTCAAGAGGTTTACCAATTTCTATTGAATTAACTGTTCAATATAAAATAATAGCTGAAGGTGTTCCTGAAACTATTGCAACTTGGGGACCATCTTGGGAAGATAAAATTGTTAACCAAATTGTTGGAGAAGTTGCAAGAAGTGTTCTTGGTGGATATAATGCAGAAGTTCTTCCAATGAAAAGAAATGATGTTGCTGAAAGTCTTGATAGATTAATTAAAGAAAAAGTAACAGAAAGATCTCAAGGTGCAGTTATTGTTGAATCTGTACAATTAAAAGAGATTGTACTTCCTGAAAAAATTAAAGAACAAATAGAAAAAGTTCAAATTGCAAATCAAGAAGCAGAAAGAGTAAGATACGAAGTTCAAAGAGCAAAACAAGAAGCTGAAAAAAGAGCTGCTCTTGCAACAGGAGAAGCTGAAGCTAGAAGAATTGAAGCTCAAGGTAGAGCAGATGCTGTAACTATTGAAGCAAAAGCACAAGCTGAAGCTAATAAAGAAATAGCTCAATCTTTAACTCAAAATTTATTACAAATGCAACAAATTGAGGTTCAAGGAAAATTCAATGAAGCTCTAAGAGAAAATAAAGATGCGAAAATTTTCTTAACACCAGGTGGAGCAACTCCAAATATTTGGGTTGATACTAAAGATAAGTCAAGAGATACAATTGTAAATCAAAAATAA
- the hisIE gene encoding bifunctional phosphoribosyl-AMP cyclohydrolase/phosphoribosyl-ATP diphosphatase HisIE, protein MEQLNKIDWEKMNNLIPVITQDAKTNEVLMLAYMNKEALELTIKTNYAHYFSRSKQRIWKKGESSNHLQEIVEILVDCDNDTLLLKVNQTGVACHTGRKSCFYTNLKTDKIISDVEINTTAAYGVIDTLYHTICERKDEDVSKSYTAKLLKGNQNSMLKKIVEEAGEFTFAVKDDNEEEIIYEAADVAYHVLVALASKNINPDRVKQELARRFGISGIEEKNSRIK, encoded by the coding sequence ATGGAACAGTTAAATAAAATTGATTGGGAAAAGATGAATAATCTAATACCAGTTATTACTCAAGATGCGAAAACAAATGAAGTTTTAATGCTTGCTTATATGAATAAAGAAGCTTTAGAACTTACTATAAAAACAAATTATGCTCACTATTTTAGTAGAAGCAAACAGAGAATTTGGAAAAAAGGTGAAAGTTCAAACCATCTTCAAGAAATTGTAGAAATATTGGTTGATTGTGATAATGACACACTTTTATTAAAAGTAAATCAAACTGGAGTTGCATGTCATACAGGTAGAAAATCATGTTTTTATACAAATCTAAAAACTGATAAAATAATTAGTGACGTTGAAATAAATACTACAGCAGCTTATGGAGTTATTGATACTTTATATCATACTATTTGTGAAAGAAAAGATGAAGATGTTTCAAAATCATATACAGCAAAATTACTTAAAGGTAATCAAAATTCTATGCTTAAAAAGATTGTTGAAGAAGCAGGTGAGTTTACATTTGCAGTAAAAGATGACAATGAAGAAGAGATTATTTATGAAGCCGCAGATGTTGCTTATCACGTTTTAGTGGCACTTGCAAGCAAAAATATAAATCCAGATAGAGTAAAACAAGAGTTAGCAAGAAGGTTTGGAATCTCTGGAATCGAAGAAAAAAATTCAAGAATTAAATGA
- a CDS encoding Mrp/NBP35 family ATP-binding protein, whose translation MATIENIKKELEKVKYPGFTKSIVEFGFVKDIKLDGNSCFIILDITSTAIEVEEQLKKEITDCIEPLGLMLTLYFNKPKEQVQQSNSTSGKNIAPQIKKIVMVSSGKGGVGKSTTTVNLAIASAMQGKKVGILDADIYGPNIPRMMGLNGKEVEVVGDKAKPLNAYGVDVMSMGMLMQEGQALIWRGAMIMKAIQQLLRDILWEDLDILFIDMPPGTGDAQLTLAQSVPVSAGINVTTPQHVALDDSKRSLDMFKKLHIPVAGIIENMSGFICPTCNTESDIFGMGTCENLAKEYETQVLGSLPIEPSIRKGGDSGKPIVYFEPESITAKRYMIASDKLISFLNSQDEVSNAEIQPIMPAGVSACSTEGQKIKAQHDEAKKSGGSCGSGCGCH comes from the coding sequence ATGGCTACTATTGAAAATATTAAAAAAGAGTTAGAAAAAGTTAAATATCCAGGCTTTACAAAATCTATTGTAGAGTTTGGATTTGTTAAAGATATTAAACTTGATGGAAATAGCTGTTTTATTATTTTAGATATTACATCTACAGCAATTGAAGTTGAAGAGCAATTAAAAAAAGAGATAACTGACTGTATTGAGCCTTTAGGCCTAATGTTAACACTATATTTTAACAAACCAAAAGAGCAGGTTCAACAAAGTAATAGTACAAGTGGAAAAAACATTGCTCCTCAAATCAAAAAAATCGTAATGGTAAGTAGTGGAAAAGGTGGAGTAGGAAAATCAACTACAACTGTAAATCTTGCAATTGCAAGTGCAATGCAAGGTAAAAAAGTTGGTATTTTAGATGCTGATATTTATGGTCCTAATATTCCAAGAATGATGGGTTTAAATGGAAAAGAAGTTGAAGTTGTAGGAGATAAAGCAAAACCTTTAAATGCTTATGGTGTTGATGTAATGTCAATGGGAATGTTAATGCAAGAAGGTCAAGCTCTTATTTGGAGAGGTGCTATGATTATGAAAGCTATCCAACAACTTCTAAGAGATATTTTATGGGAAGATTTAGATATATTATTCATTGATATGCCTCCAGGAACTGGTGATGCACAACTTACTCTTGCTCAAAGTGTTCCTGTAAGTGCTGGAATAAATGTTACGACTCCTCAACATGTTGCACTTGATGATAGTAAAAGAAGTTTAGATATGTTTAAAAAACTTCATATTCCTGTTGCTGGAATAATTGAAAATATGAGTGGATTTATTTGTCCAACTTGTAATACAGAATCTGATATTTTTGGAATGGGTACTTGTGAAAATTTAGCAAAAGAGTATGAAACTCAAGTTTTAGGAAGTCTTCCAATAGAACCATCAATTAGAAAAGGTGGAGATAGTGGTAAACCAATTGTTTATTTTGAACCTGAATCAATAACAGCAAAAAGATATATGATTGCTTCTGATAAACTAATCTCATTTTTAAATTCTCAAGATGAAGTTTCAAATGCTGAAATTCAACCAATAATGCCAGCAGGTGTTAGCGCTTGTTCAACTGAAGGACAAAAAATAAAAGCTCAACATGATGAAGCTAAAAAATCGGGTGGAAGTTGCGGAAGTGGATGCGGATGCCATTAA
- the thiC gene encoding phosphomethylpyrimidine synthase ThiC, translated as MRTWLDNHKNDKIRTQMYYAKQGIITPDMEYVAKVEKLDPELVRAEIERGRLIIPANVNHKHLVPMSIGIASSCKINANIGSSALASDVSKEIEKVDVCLKYGADTIMDLSTGGDLDMIRRAVIEHSTVPIGTVPIYQILHDVKDKIEDLTIEKMLEVIEKQAQQGVSYFTIHAGFLLEFMPHVAKRKMGIVSRGGSLMAAWMMHYHRENPFYEAFDEILDICRKYDVSLSLGDSLRPGCLADASDEAQLRELKVLGELTLRAWEKDVQVMIEGPGHVPLNQIERNMKLEKEYCHEAPFYILGPLTTDIAAGYDHISSAIGAAVGGWHGASMLCYVTPKEHLGLPNAEDVRNGIIAYKIAAHSADIARGRKGARDIDDEMSDARYAFNWNKQFELCLDPDRAKEYHDETLPQDVFKEAEFCSMCGPKFCSYKITQKIVKEHGQEMVNIAG; from the coding sequence ATGAGAACTTGGTTAGACAATCATAAAAACGACAAAATTAGAACTCAAATGTATTATGCAAAACAAGGAATTATTACTCCTGATATGGAATATGTAGCGAAAGTTGAAAAACTCGATCCTGAGCTTGTAAGAGCCGAGATTGAAAGAGGAAGATTAATAATTCCAGCAAATGTAAATCATAAACATTTAGTTCCAATGTCGATTGGAATTGCATCTTCATGCAAAATAAATGCAAACATTGGTTCATCAGCACTTGCTAGTGATGTTTCAAAAGAGATTGAAAAAGTTGATGTTTGTTTAAAATATGGTGCTGATACTATCATGGATTTAAGTACTGGTGGTGACTTAGATATGATAAGACGTGCTGTAATTGAACACTCTACTGTTCCAATTGGAACAGTTCCTATTTATCAAATTTTACATGATGTAAAAGATAAAATTGAAGATTTAACAATCGAAAAAATGCTTGAAGTTATAGAAAAACAAGCTCAACAAGGTGTTTCATATTTTACAATTCATGCTGGATTCTTACTTGAATTTATGCCTCATGTTGCAAAAAGAAAAATGGGAATTGTAAGTCGAGGTGGTTCATTAATGGCTGCTTGGATGATGCATTATCATAGAGAAAATCCATTTTATGAAGCTTTTGATGAGATTTTAGATATTTGTAGAAAATATGATGTTTCTCTATCTTTAGGAGATAGTTTAAGACCTGGTTGTTTAGCAGATGCTAGTGATGAAGCACAATTAAGAGAGTTAAAAGTTCTTGGAGAACTTACTTTAAGAGCTTGGGAAAAAGATGTTCAAGTTATGATTGAAGGTCCTGGACACGTTCCTTTAAATCAAATAGAAAGAAATATGAAACTTGAAAAAGAGTATTGTCACGAAGCACCATTTTATATTTTAGGACCACTTACAACTGATATTGCTGCTGGATATGATCATATAAGTTCAGCAATTGGTGCAGCTGTTGGTGGATGGCATGGTGCTTCTATGCTTTGTTATGTAACTCCAAAAGAGCACCTAGGTTTACCAAATGCAGAAGATGTTAGAAATGGAATTATTGCATATAAAATTGCTGCTCACTCTGCTGACATAGCAAGAGGAAGAAAAGGTGCAAGAGATATTGATGATGAAATGAGTGATGCTAGATATGCATTTAACTGGAATAAACAGTTTGAACTTTGTTTAGACCCAGATAGAGCAAAAGAGTATCATGATGAAACACTTCCTCAAGATGTATTCAAAGAAGCAGAATTCTGCTCAATGTGCGGACCAAAATTTTGCTCATATAAAATAACGCAAAAGATAGTAAAAGAACATGGTCAAGAAATGGTTAATATAGCAGGTTAA
- a CDS encoding HDOD domain-containing protein, producing MKKNLIQEIKTLENLPNSIKEINNFRKNDNSDVSALVKILKKDSLIVSNILKISNSNLFGGNYKIETFNKAVELLGVKLILAISIGTIISKTINKNLFAYAVTNDDFFYSSALSAIFIDNWLGQINEDLRNELLLPAFLQDIGKFIISQLIQDDRQTEFFLKSLVETDDISACELEFTGYTCSRISANIFKHWDFSHNIIFPIAFTQDLENCPKDFLHKAQVLNVVKILCDIRNPLSNNNIEKALKKVLEYNFDVEYFLNSLDSIRERIEKNSQHSLSNN from the coding sequence ATGAAAAAAAATTTAATTCAAGAAATAAAGACTTTAGAAAATCTTCCAAATAGTATCAAAGAAATTAATAATTTTAGAAAAAATGATAACTCAGATGTAAGTGCGTTAGTAAAAATTCTAAAAAAAGATTCTTTGATAGTTTCAAATATTTTAAAAATATCAAATTCAAATCTTTTTGGTGGAAATTATAAAATTGAAACATTTAATAAAGCAGTTGAACTTTTGGGAGTAAAATTAATCTTAGCTATTTCTATTGGAACTATAATTTCTAAAACAATAAACAAAAACCTATTTGCTTATGCTGTTACAAATGATGATTTTTTTTATTCTAGTGCATTAAGTGCTATTTTTATTGATAATTGGCTTGGACAAATCAATGAAGATTTACGAAATGAGTTACTTTTGCCAGCATTTTTACAAGATATTGGGAAGTTTATAATCTCTCAGTTAATTCAAGATGATAGACAAACAGAATTTTTTTTAAAAAGTTTAGTTGAAACAGATGATATAAGTGCTTGTGAACTTGAATTTACTGGATATACATGTTCAAGAATTAGTGCAAATATTTTTAAACATTGGGATTTTAGTCATAATATAATTTTTCCTATTGCTTTTACTCAAGATTTAGAAAATTGTCCAAAAGATTTTTTACATAAAGCTCAAGTATTAAATGTTGTAAAAATTTTATGTGATATTAGAAATCCATTAAGTAATAATAATATAGAAAAAGCTTTAAAAAAAGTTCTTGAATATAATTTTGATGTTGAATATTTTTTAAATTCATTAGATTCAATTAGAGAAAGAATAGAAAAAAATTCTCAACATTCATTAAGTAACAATTAG
- a CDS encoding bifunctional 2-C-methyl-D-erythritol 4-phosphate cytidylyltransferase/2-C-methyl-D-erythritol 2,4-cyclodiphosphate synthase — MLDVTLIVLCAGNSTRFEHKTKKQWIRVEDEPLWLNVTKRISSFAKFDKIIVTSHQDELNYMKNFSDDFTFVKGGETRQLSILNSLQFVTTKYVMITDVARACVPQSVIENLLNEKSSADCIVPILNVTDTVVYENDTIDRSNVKLIQTPQLSSTQVLRDALNTPIEFTDESSAIKAIDGKIKYIQGSTFSKKLTLGDELDELPCLKAPSNNFFTGTGFDIHAFEEIKDMYLGGVKLPYEYGFKAHSDGDVLIHSVIDALLGACGAGDIGEFFPDTDDKYKGIDSKLLLGQIVNFINNVGYEIVNVDLTIIAQKPKINPFKDEIKKSMAKLLRIEKQFVNVKATTAEKLGFIGRAEGVAVQSIATLKYYNWKKR; from the coding sequence TTGTTAGATGTTACATTAATAGTTCTTTGCGCTGGGAATTCCACGAGATTTGAACACAAAACAAAAAAACAATGGATAAGGGTTGAAGATGAACCTTTATGGTTAAATGTTACAAAAAGAATATCTTCTTTTGCTAAATTTGATAAAATAATAGTTACTTCTCATCAAGATGAACTAAATTATATGAAAAATTTTAGTGATGATTTTACTTTTGTAAAAGGTGGGGAAACAAGACAATTATCAATTTTAAATAGTTTGCAATTTGTAACAACAAAATATGTAATGATAACTGATGTAGCACGTGCTTGTGTTCCTCAAAGTGTAATAGAAAATCTTTTAAATGAGAAATCTAGTGCAGATTGTATAGTTCCTATTTTAAATGTAACAGATACAGTAGTTTATGAAAATGATACTATTGATAGAAGTAATGTAAAACTTATACAAACTCCTCAACTTTCAAGCACTCAAGTTTTGAGAGATGCTTTAAATACACCTATTGAATTTACAGATGAAAGTTCAGCAATCAAAGCAATAGATGGAAAAATAAAATATATTCAAGGTTCTACTTTTAGTAAAAAATTAACTTTAGGTGATGAACTTGATGAACTTCCTTGTTTAAAAGCTCCTTCAAATAATTTTTTTACAGGTACTGGTTTTGACATTCATGCCTTTGAAGAGATAAAAGATATGTATTTAGGTGGAGTAAAACTTCCTTATGAATATGGATTTAAAGCACATAGTGATGGAGATGTTTTGATTCATTCAGTAATTGATGCTTTATTAGGAGCTTGTGGAGCTGGAGATATTGGTGAGTTTTTCCCTGATACAGATGATAAATATAAAGGTATAGATTCAAAACTTTTATTAGGACAAATTGTTAATTTTATAAATAATGTTGGATATGAAATAGTAAATGTTGATTTAACAATAATTGCACAAAAACCTAAAATTAATCCTTTTAAAGATGAAATTAAAAAATCAATGGCAAAACTTTTAAGAATTGAAAAACAGTTTGTAAATGTAAAAGCTACAACAGCCGAAAAACTAGGATTTATTGGACGAGCAGAAGGGGTTGCTGTTCAAAGTATTGCTACATTGAAATATTATAATTGGAAAAAAAGATGA
- a CDS encoding DNA-binding transcriptional response regulator, whose protein sequence is MNILIIENEIYLAQKVVSRLLDDGHNCDYIESPNIDNLSKDYDVILLSTSLPTALCKEITKKYSHKSIILLLVSYVSDETVTNHIKDGARDYIMKPFIMDELIRKIYHYIDTRNVKRELQTLKEYFDFTMSDIDISGILLPPSFPLLIETNSQRYADKLVFELSKKVDLPIYFISLVSPTWQKQINSIEEKTIIYLTDYHTLKKNMKDYVVKYIEDKTCVISTLECEDSFPYRKIEINSEKELVGITNIMTINDYVKMMVMSYQNKYPDTELSKKLGISRKSLWEKRKKLDIEKKK, encoded by the coding sequence ATGAACATATTAATTATCGAAAATGAGATATATTTAGCTCAAAAAGTAGTTTCAAGACTTCTTGATGATGGACACAATTGTGATTATATAGAATCACCAAATATTGATAATTTATCAAAAGATTATGATGTGATTTTATTATCAACTTCTTTACCAACTGCTTTATGTAAAGAGATAACTAAAAAATATTCACATAAATCTATCATTCTTCTTTTAGTTTCTTATGTTTCAGATGAAACAGTTACAAATCATATAAAAGATGGTGCAAGAGATTATATTATGAAGCCATTTATTATGGATGAATTGATAAGAAAAATATATCACTATATTGATACAAGAAATGTAAAAAGAGAGTTACAAACTTTAAAAGAGTATTTTGATTTTACTATGTCAGATATTGATATAAGTGGAATTTTACTACCTCCATCTTTTCCACTTTTAATAGAGACAAATTCTCAAAGATATGCAGATAAATTAGTTTTTGAATTGTCAAAAAAAGTTGATTTACCTATTTATTTTATATCTTTAGTTTCTCCAACTTGGCAAAAACAAATAAATAGTATAGAAGAAAAAACAATTATATATTTAACAGATTATCATACTTTGAAAAAGAATATGAAAGATTATGTTGTTAAATATATTGAAGATAAAACTTGTGTTATTTCTACTTTAGAGTGTGAAGATAGTTTCCCTTATAGAAAAATAGAGATAAATAGTGAAAAAGAGTTAGTAGGAATTACAAATATTATGACAATAAATGATTATGTAAAAATGATGGTTATGTCATATCAAAATAAATATCCAGATACAGAACTATCAAAAAAACTTGGAATTTCAAGAAAATCACTTTGGGAAAAAAGAAAAAAACTAGATATCGAAAAAAAGAAATAG
- a CDS encoding phosphatidylglycerophosphatase A family protein, giving the protein MNLRKFFLTVGFSGLSPKAPGTVGSFVSLILGLFLLEFLHSSTLFLLSILITVVAIKQIDIYEKEVGLHDSSEIVIDELAGMWIALSICGINGDNILFMAPLAFVFFRLFDIWKPSIIGKIDRDVKGGLGVMGDDIIAGIAAGIATAAVYQVIDKFIL; this is encoded by the coding sequence ATGAATTTGAGAAAATTTTTTTTAACAGTAGGTTTTAGTGGTTTAAGTCCAAAAGCTCCTGGAACTGTTGGTTCTTTTGTTTCTTTAATTTTAGGACTTTTTCTTTTAGAATTTTTACACTCTTCAACTTTGTTTTTATTATCTATTTTGATAACTGTTGTAGCAATTAAACAAATTGATATCTATGAAAAAGAAGTAGGTTTACATGATAGCAGTGAAATAGTAATAGATGAACTTGCTGGTATGTGGATAGCTTTAAGTATTTGTGGAATAAATGGCGATAATATACTTTTTATGGCACCACTTGCTTTTGTATTTTTTAGACTTTTTGATATTTGGAAACCATCTATTATAGGTAAAATTGATAGAGATGTAAAAGGTGGTTTAGGTGTAATGGGTGATGATATTATTGCAGGAATAGCTGCAGGAATTGCAACAGCTGCGGTTTATCAGGTAATTGATAAATTTATTTTATAA
- the carA gene encoding glutamine-hydrolyzing carbamoyl-phosphate synthase small subunit, giving the protein MQKVWIYLENGTFLEAKSFGATGTAVGEIVFNTSLTGYQEIISDPSYAGQFITFTMPEIGNVGVNDDDMESKICHCKGVLVRNYHNDYSNYRAQNNLDNLLKEHGVLGICDIDTRYLTKMLRDEGAMMMIASTEISSKEELAKQLAASPRIEDINYIEIVSTKEAYIHKSGSWNHAIKAYDKAVMSDKKVVVIDFGVKRNILNELVQTGLEVEVIPSSFKGEDLIARFEAKEIGGVFLSNGPGDPLTLVNEKVEIQKLINANIPIFAICLGHQLLSIAHGYDTYKLKFGQHGGNHPVSNNGVVEITAQNHNYNVPDNIVEIADITHINLFDNTIEGVKYKNKEIFSVQHHPEASPGPHESKYIFKQFAEIVK; this is encoded by the coding sequence ATGCAAAAAGTATGGATATATTTAGAAAATGGAACTTTTTTAGAAGCAAAATCTTTTGGTGCAACAGGAACTGCTGTTGGAGAAATAGTTTTTAATACTTCATTAACTGGTTATCAAGAAATTATCTCTGATCCATCTTATGCTGGACAATTTATCACTTTTACAATGCCAGAAATTGGAAATGTTGGTGTAAATGATGATGATATGGAAAGTAAAATTTGTCATTGTAAAGGTGTTTTAGTTAGAAACTATCACAATGACTATTCAAATTATAGAGCACAAAATAATTTAGATAATTTATTAAAAGAACATGGTGTTTTAGGAATTTGTGATATAGATACAAGATATTTAACTAAAATGCTTAGAGATGAAGGAGCTATGATGATGATAGCTTCAACTGAAATCTCTTCAAAAGAAGAATTAGCAAAACAATTAGCTGCAAGCCCTAGAATTGAAGATATAAACTATATAGAAATAGTTTCTACAAAAGAAGCATATATTCATAAATCAGGAAGCTGGAATCATGCTATAAAAGCTTATGATAAAGCTGTGATGAGTGATAAAAAAGTAGTTGTTATTGACTTTGGAGTTAAAAGAAATATTTTAAATGAATTAGTTCAAACTGGACTTGAAGTAGAAGTTATACCATCTTCATTTAAAGGGGAAGACCTAATAGCAAGATTTGAAGCTAAAGAAATAGGTGGAGTATTTTTATCAAATGGTCCAGGAGATCCTCTAACTCTTGTAAATGAAAAAGTAGAAATTCAAAAATTAATAAATGCAAATATCCCAATATTTGCTATTTGTTTAGGACATCAATTACTTTCTATTGCTCATGGATATGATACTTATAAACTAAAATTTGGACAACACGGTGGTAACCATCCAGTTTCAAATAATGGAGTAGTTGAAATAACTGCACAAAATCACAACTATAATGTACCAGATAATATAGTTGAAATCGCAGATATAACTCATATTAACTTATTTGACAATACAATAGAAGGTGTTAAATATAAAAATAAAGAGATTTTTTCTGTTCAACATCACCCAGAAGCTAGTCCTGGTCCACATGAATCAAAATATATCTTCAAACAATTCGCAGAGATAGTGAAATAA
- a CDS encoding DUF507 family protein, which translates to MRLKLHHTPYVSRRITRDLINCDFVEIRKEKNSIEAEIEKILDADIEKEFALDEKVQEILESQEEEIEYLNADRRQLFWMTKKRLANDFGVILNNEDRFSDIAHKILDYLWEEDFIHYVCSDNQVKNIIFNSLDDFIKGFEKADSEVLTKLRNYKRKLIPGTEDYDLVYHRLYEEELIKRGLI; encoded by the coding sequence ATGAGATTAAAGTTACATCACACACCGTATGTTTCAAGAAGAATTACAAGAGATTTGATCAATTGTGATTTTGTAGAAATTAGAAAAGAAAAAAATAGTATTGAAGCAGAAATCGAGAAAATACTTGATGCGGATATAGAAAAAGAGTTTGCTTTAGATGAAAAAGTTCAAGAAATTTTAGAATCACAAGAAGAAGAAATAGAGTATCTAAATGCTGATAGAAGACAACTTTTTTGGATGACTAAAAAAAGATTAGCAAATGATTTTGGTGTTATTTTAAACAATGAAGATAGATTTTCAGATATTGCTCATAAAATCTTAGATTATTTATGGGAAGAAGATTTTATTCATTATGTGTGCTCTGATAATCAAGTTAAAAATATTATTTTCAATTCTTTAGATGACTTTATAAAAGGCTTTGAAAAAGCAGATAGTGAAGTTTTAACAAAACTAAGAAATTATAAAAGAAAGTTAATTCCAGGAACTGAAGATTATGACTTAGTTTATCATAGACTTTACGAAGAAGAATTAATAAAAAGAGGATTAATTTAA